One Candidatus Woesearchaeota archaeon DNA segment encodes these proteins:
- a CDS encoding dihydroorotase family protein, with product MKTRIKNCRILRNGKLSLEDIFINDGKFSSDFSPPYCEIDASGMIILPGAIDAHVHMREPGQEYKEDFLSGSRAGIKGGTTCFLDMPNNLASITTTALLADKRAHAKKSIADYGFHFGAADNNCDEIKKAENIASVKCYMTETTGGLILSFPGLERIMQETDAMLSIHVDDIKMLDKILALSLKYEKRIHICHVSKKEELMLIEECKKSNKNLSCEVTPHHLFLSEKNKYMVKPPLNKTSDSEYLWEGAINGSVDIIATDHAPHTRIERDSGMFYGIPGIETRMPLMLDYSLKGKISMKRVVELCCTKPAEIYGIKNKGEIKEEYDADFFMFNPEAREKIKEENLETKCRWSPFNRMNISGRIEKMFLRGNLSYERESGFSGNPGKEISYFS from the coding sequence TTGAAAACCAGAATAAAAAACTGCAGAATTCTAAGAAACGGAAAACTTTCTCTTGAGGATATTTTCATAAATGATGGAAAGTTCAGCAGCGATTTTTCCCCTCCTTATTGCGAGATTGACGCTTCAGGAATGATAATTCTTCCCGGCGCAATTGATGCTCATGTCCATATGAGAGAGCCGGGGCAGGAATACAAGGAAGATTTTCTATCAGGCAGCAGAGCGGGAATAAAAGGGGGCACAACATGCTTTCTTGACATGCCGAATAATCTTGCTTCAATCACAACAACAGCGCTTCTTGCAGATAAGAGAGCGCATGCGAAAAAAAGCATTGCTGACTACGGCTTTCATTTTGGGGCAGCTGACAATAACTGCGATGAGATAAAGAAAGCAGAAAATATCGCATCAGTAAAATGCTACATGACTGAAACCACAGGCGGGCTTATCCTGAGCTTTCCCGGGCTTGAAAGGATAATGCAGGAAACAGATGCAATGCTTTCAATTCATGTTGATGACATAAAAATGCTTGATAAAATTCTTGCGCTTTCATTGAAATACGAAAAAAGGATTCACATCTGCCATGTCTCAAAAAAAGAGGAATTAATGCTTATTGAGGAATGCAAGAAATCAAACAAGAACCTCAGCTGCGAGGTTACTCCCCATCATCTTTTCCTTTCAGAGAAGAATAAATACATGGTAAAACCGCCCCTGAATAAAACATCTGATTCAGAATACCTGTGGGAAGGAGCAATAAACGGAAGCGTTGATATAATTGCAACAGACCACGCGCCCCACACAAGGATAGAGAGAGATTCGGGAATGTTTTATGGAATTCCTGGAATAGAAACAAGAATGCCCCTCATGCTTGACTATTCCTTAAAAGGCAAAATAAGCATGAAAAGAGTGGTTGAACTCTGCTGCACAAAACCTGCAGAGATTTATGGAATAAAAAACAAAGGCGAAATAAAAGAAGAATATGATGCGGATTTTTTCATGTTTAATCCAGAAGCAAGGGAAAAAATAAAAGAGGAAAATCTTGAGACAAAGTGCAGATGGAGCCCTTTTAACAGGATGAATATTTCCGGAAGGATTGAGAAAATGTTTCTCCGGGGAAATCTTTCATATGAGAGAGAATCCGGATTCAGCGGAAATCCTGGAAAAGAGATAAGCTATTTTTCCTAA
- a CDS encoding peptidylprolyl isomerase, which translates to MKAKKQEISKKVDSDNKKELPDEYCGCDECSTRSHSSSGRVESGSHVAISYIGTLDDGTVFDRTDENNPLMFTVGGKELLPAFEDNIIGMKENEEKSIKLSSKDAYGDFNENLIQQMPKSFFEGKVEIKEGLTIMFANPAGQRGYGKIMEISDDSVKVDFNHPLAGKSLNFRIKVLQID; encoded by the coding sequence ATGAAAGCCAAAAAACAGGAAATCTCAAAAAAAGTTGATTCTGACAATAAAAAGGAATTGCCTGATGAATACTGCGGATGCGATGAGTGCAGCACAAGAAGCCATTCCAGCTCAGGCAGGGTTGAGAGCGGAAGCCATGTTGCCATAAGCTACATCGGGACTCTTGATGACGGGACTGTGTTTGACAGGACAGATGAAAATAACCCGCTTATGTTCACTGTCGGCGGTAAAGAGCTCCTTCCCGCTTTTGAGGACAATATTATTGGAATGAAGGAGAATGAGGAGAAGTCAATAAAACTCTCTTCCAAGGATGCATACGGGGATTTCAATGAAAACCTGATTCAGCAGATGCCCAAGTCATTCTTTGAGGGAAAAGTCGAGATTAAGGAAGGGCTTACAATAATGTTCGCAAACCCTGCAGGGCAGAGGGGCTACGGAAAGATTATGGAAATTTCCGATGATTCAGTGAAGGTTGACTTTAACCATCCCCTTGCAGGCAAGAGCCTTAACTTCAGGATAAAGGTTCTTCAGATAGATTGA